In Nostoc sp. UHCC 0926, a single genomic region encodes these proteins:
- a CDS encoding OmpA/MotB family protein, with protein sequence MVEAIMDDFIRGEINAEIIEDDDSSIYLSIADMMSSLLMFFALLFITTLLQLAQKDAPKRVVIGNVVGQMKSNNINVKVNPETGDVSIQESILFAKGSTELKVEGKAFLRRFIPVYSGVIFSKPEFEKEISRVVIEGHTSSDGDDKTNLQLSLLRSASVYKYIFYDMNFPTKAPLSQKILAAGRGEIESDKKRDNPGDRKVVFRFQFRSDELKKDIVKTSLERS encoded by the coding sequence ATGGTGGAAGCAATCATGGATGATTTTATCAGAGGTGAAATTAATGCAGAGATTATAGAGGATGATGACTCTAGTATCTATCTGTCTATTGCCGATATGATGTCTAGTTTACTAATGTTTTTTGCGTTGCTATTTATCACTACCCTACTCCAGCTTGCACAAAAGGATGCACCAAAACGGGTAGTAATTGGTAATGTTGTGGGACAGATGAAAAGCAACAATATCAATGTTAAAGTCAACCCAGAAACCGGGGATGTCAGTATCCAAGAATCAATTCTTTTTGCCAAGGGAAGTACAGAACTTAAAGTAGAAGGTAAAGCATTCCTACGCCGCTTTATTCCTGTTTACAGTGGTGTGATTTTCTCAAAACCAGAATTTGAGAAGGAAATTAGCCGCGTAGTTATAGAAGGTCACACTAGCTCAGATGGAGACGATAAAACTAATCTACAACTAAGCTTGTTGCGATCAGCATCAGTTTATAAATACATTTTCTATGATATGAATTTCCCTACCAAAGCGCCTTTAAGCCAGAAAATATTAGCTGCTGGTCGTGGAGAAATCGAATCTGACAAAAAACGTGATAATCCAGGCGATCGCAAGGTAGTTTTCCGCTTTCAGTTTCGCAGTGATGAGTTAAAGAAAGATATTGTAAAAACCTCTCTTGAAAGGAGCTAA
- the acs gene encoding acetate--CoA ligase has protein sequence MSQPSIESIPQENRLFHPASEFSQNAHIKSLEDYQRLYAKAKADPQQFWADLATTELEWFQKWDTVLDWQPPFAKWFVGGKINISYNCLDRHLTTWRKNKAALIWEGEPGDSRTLTYAQLHREVCQFANVLKQLGVQKGDRVGIYMPMIPEAAIAMLACARIGAPHSVVFGGFSAEALRDRLIDIKAKLVITADGGWRKDAIVPLKEQVDKALADGAVPSVENVLVVKRTGQETYMQLGGRDHWWHDLQKGVSADCPAEPMDSEDMLFILYTSGSTGKPKGIVHTSAGYNLYTHVTTKWIFDLQDTDVYWCTADVGWITGHSYIVYGPLSNGATSLMYEGAPRASNPGCTWDVIEKYGVNIFYTAPTAIRAFIKMGEQHPNARNLSSLRLLGTVGEPINPEPWMWYHKVIGGERCPIVDTWWQTETGGIMITPLPGAIPTKPGSATLPFPGIIADIVDLEGNTVPNNEGGYLTVRHPWPGMMRTVYGDPERFRRTYWEHIPPKDGNYTYFAGDGARRDEDGYFWITGRVDDVLNVSGHRLGTMEVESALVSHPAVTEAAVVGKPDELKGEEVVAFVTLEGSYQGSEELSKELKQHVVKQIGAIARPGEIRFTDALPKTRSGKIMRRLLRNLAAGEEVSGDISTLEDKSVLDKLRQGT, from the coding sequence ATGTCTCAACCAAGTATAGAATCAATCCCACAAGAGAACCGCCTCTTTCATCCTGCCTCGGAATTCTCACAGAATGCCCATATCAAAAGCTTGGAGGACTATCAGCGTCTCTATGCTAAAGCCAAAGCCGATCCGCAGCAATTTTGGGCAGATTTGGCTACAACAGAATTAGAATGGTTCCAAAAATGGGATACAGTATTAGACTGGCAACCACCTTTTGCTAAATGGTTCGTTGGCGGTAAGATTAATATTTCTTACAACTGCCTTGACAGACATCTCACAACTTGGCGTAAGAATAAAGCAGCATTGATTTGGGAAGGAGAACCAGGTGATTCACGTACCCTCACCTATGCCCAACTGCACCGGGAAGTTTGCCAGTTCGCCAATGTATTGAAGCAACTGGGTGTACAAAAAGGCGATCGCGTTGGTATTTATATGCCGATGATTCCCGAAGCTGCGATCGCCATGTTAGCTTGTGCCAGAATTGGCGCACCCCACAGTGTGGTATTTGGTGGTTTTAGTGCCGAAGCTTTGCGCGATCGCTTAATTGATATTAAAGCTAAACTGGTAATTACGGCTGATGGTGGTTGGCGCAAAGATGCGATCGTTCCTCTCAAGGAACAGGTAGATAAAGCCTTAGCTGATGGTGCTGTTCCCAGTGTAGAAAATGTCCTGGTTGTCAAGCGCACCGGACAAGAAACTTATATGCAGTTGGGTGGACGCGATCATTGGTGGCATGATTTGCAAAAAGGAGTATCAGCAGATTGTCCCGCCGAACCAATGGACAGCGAAGATATGCTGTTTATCCTCTACACTTCAGGCAGCACCGGCAAACCGAAGGGCATAGTGCATACATCTGCTGGTTATAATTTATATACCCACGTTACCACTAAGTGGATATTTGACCTGCAAGATACAGATGTATACTGGTGTACCGCCGATGTAGGTTGGATTACTGGACATAGCTACATTGTCTACGGTCCTCTTTCCAACGGTGCAACGAGCCTGATGTATGAAGGTGCGCCCCGTGCTTCTAATCCTGGTTGTACATGGGATGTGATTGAAAAATACGGTGTCAATATTTTTTATACTGCACCTACGGCAATTCGAGCCTTTATTAAGATGGGAGAACAACATCCGAATGCGCGAAATTTGTCTTCGTTGCGTTTGCTGGGAACTGTCGGCGAACCGATTAACCCGGAGCCTTGGATGTGGTATCACAAAGTAATTGGTGGTGAACGTTGTCCAATTGTTGATACCTGGTGGCAAACGGAAACAGGCGGAATCATGATTACACCGCTACCAGGGGCAATTCCCACCAAACCGGGTTCAGCAACTCTTCCCTTCCCAGGAATTATCGCAGATATCGTAGATTTAGAAGGAAACACCGTACCGAATAACGAAGGCGGTTATCTGACGGTGCGACATCCTTGGCCAGGAATGATGCGGACAGTCTACGGCGATCCAGAACGCTTCCGCCGCACCTACTGGGAACACATCCCGCCCAAAGATGGTAACTATACTTACTTTGCTGGTGATGGCGCCAGACGCGATGAGGATGGTTACTTTTGGATAACGGGTCGTGTGGATGACGTACTGAATGTGTCAGGACATCGGCTCGGTACAATGGAAGTAGAATCAGCCTTGGTTTCTCACCCAGCAGTTACAGAAGCGGCGGTAGTGGGTAAACCAGATGAACTTAAGGGTGAAGAAGTAGTTGCTTTTGTGACTCTAGAAGGCAGTTATCAGGGAAGTGAGGAACTGAGTAAAGAACTCAAACAGCACGTTGTCAAACAAATTGGTGCGATCGCTCGTCCGGGAGAAATTCGCTTTACCGATGCTTTGCCTAAAACGCGATCGGGTAAGATTATGCGCCGATTGCTGCGGAATCTAGCTGCGGGTGAAGAGGTATCTGGGGATATTTCGACATTGGAAGATAAAAGCGTGTTGGATAAATTACGGCAAGGTACGTAA
- a CDS encoding TerC family protein, protein MLDQIFDYLNFHFSVEAPIVLLILIFLEAVLSADNAIALAAIAQGLEDKELERKALNFGLVVAYVLRITLILTATWVQQFWQFELLGAAYLLWLVFQHFTSQQDKDEQHHEPRFNSLLQAIPVIAFTDLAFSLDSVTTAIAVSQEKWLVLTGATIGIITLRFMAGLFIRWLDEYENLEDAGYVTVALVGLRLLLKVVNDSLVPPEWIMIPAIFLILGWGFSKRIGTELPQVEPEKSEISK, encoded by the coding sequence ATGCTAGACCAAATTTTTGATTACCTCAACTTTCATTTCAGCGTTGAAGCCCCAATAGTTCTGCTGATCCTGATATTTTTAGAGGCGGTGTTATCTGCCGACAATGCGATCGCCCTAGCTGCGATCGCTCAAGGGCTGGAAGACAAAGAACTTGAGCGTAAGGCCCTCAACTTTGGTTTAGTCGTTGCCTATGTGCTGCGAATTACCCTGATTCTCACGGCTACTTGGGTACAACAATTCTGGCAATTTGAATTATTGGGTGCTGCTTACCTGCTGTGGTTGGTATTCCAACACTTTACCTCTCAACAAGATAAAGACGAGCAGCATCACGAACCACGTTTTAATTCGTTGTTGCAAGCGATACCCGTGATTGCATTTACAGATTTGGCATTTTCTTTAGATAGCGTGACAACTGCGATCGCAGTTTCTCAAGAAAAATGGCTGGTGCTGACGGGTGCAACAATTGGTATTATTACGCTGCGATTCATGGCGGGATTGTTTATCCGTTGGCTAGACGAATATGAAAACCTAGAAGATGCAGGCTATGTAACTGTAGCGTTGGTAGGCTTGCGCTTGTTGTTGAAAGTGGTGAACGATAGTTTAGTTCCACCAGAATGGATAATGATTCCTGCCATCTTCCTAATTTTAGGCTGGGGATTTTCTAAGCGTATTGGCACTGAATTGCCCCAAGTAGAACCGGAAAAAAGTGAAATCTCGAAGTAA
- a CDS encoding AAA family ATPase codes for MVVHSQVLHNIHIVKLKNLSNVFIDFEGSPLISIMGVNGSGKSTILHALACVYKPISNTDENNKFTMFFPPTDHFDWSGTEFSITYSYGDDSKNYKKVSKKYNKQDRWTIYERRPERYVKFIGIKTCVPVIEFENKGQRIKYRATKIQTTPLDELIRNKAGFILNKNYESLHVHEYENKTILGVKSGKTQYSALTMGAGEQRIFTILDTVFRTQNKCSLILIDEIDLLMHPFALQRLMDVLYEEAIKKAHQIIFTSHNTELFKLKDKVQLRHIHQTGSHTICLPNTTPDVTRRMTGKSVKSIEVYVEDDLAEAIVIHIAISLGISKDVFINKYGAAINVFTVSAGLLLSGQSIINALFVLDGDVYITSEDKDKQLKKMVTGNGDKIDILRDEVLKKITQFNLPSNKSPEQFIFHCIHTLTVKLDKENEEIKNIAYDIVNAGDQHNLVNLLIQQMGVNKEIGLNRIIRVASQSPDWSIFSEPVRVWLEDKKNELHLA; via the coding sequence GTGGTAGTACACAGCCAAGTTCTCCATAACATACATATTGTAAAACTCAAGAATCTTTCTAACGTATTTATTGATTTTGAGGGTTCCCCATTGATATCAATTATGGGAGTGAATGGAAGTGGTAAATCAACTATATTACATGCTTTAGCTTGTGTATATAAACCCATATCTAACACAGATGAAAACAATAAATTTACTATGTTTTTTCCACCAACTGATCACTTTGATTGGTCTGGGACAGAATTCTCAATAACCTATAGCTACGGAGATGACAGTAAAAATTATAAGAAAGTTTCTAAAAAATATAACAAGCAAGATAGATGGACTATATATGAAAGAAGACCGGAAAGATATGTTAAATTTATTGGTATAAAAACCTGTGTCCCAGTGATTGAGTTTGAAAATAAGGGGCAAAGAATTAAATATAGAGCTACCAAAATTCAAACTACTCCGTTAGACGAATTAATCCGTAATAAAGCTGGCTTTATACTAAATAAAAACTACGAGAGTTTACATGTACATGAATATGAAAATAAAACTATTCTTGGTGTAAAATCTGGAAAGACTCAATATTCAGCACTAACTATGGGAGCAGGAGAACAAAGAATATTTACAATTCTTGATACTGTATTCAGGACACAGAATAAATGTAGCCTAATTTTGATAGACGAGATTGACTTATTAATGCACCCCTTTGCTCTGCAAAGATTAATGGATGTTCTATACGAAGAAGCTATTAAAAAGGCTCACCAAATAATTTTTACCTCTCATAATACGGAACTATTTAAACTTAAAGATAAAGTACAGTTAAGACATATCCATCAAACTGGTTCACATACAATTTGTCTGCCAAATACGACTCCAGATGTTACTCGCCGTATGACTGGTAAATCAGTCAAGTCAATTGAAGTATATGTTGAAGATGACTTAGCAGAAGCAATAGTTATCCATATTGCAATCTCTCTTGGGATTTCTAAGGATGTATTCATTAATAAATATGGTGCAGCCATAAACGTATTTACCGTCTCTGCGGGACTTTTACTGTCTGGCCAATCAATTATAAATGCATTATTCGTTTTAGATGGGGATGTATATATTACTTCTGAAGATAAGGATAAACAACTTAAAAAAATGGTGACTGGAAATGGTGATAAAATAGATATTCTAAGGGATGAAGTATTAAAAAAAATAACGCAATTCAATCTACCGTCAAATAAATCTCCTGAACAATTTATTTTCCATTGTATTCATACATTAACAGTTAAACTTGATAAAGAAAATGAAGAGATTAAAAATATTGCTTACGATATTGTTAATGCTGGTGATCAACATAATTTAGTGAATCTTCTCATTCAACAGATGGGAGTTAATAAAGAAATCGGATTAAATCGTATCATTAGAGTTGCATCTCAATCTCCTGATTGGTCAATATTTTCTGAACCAGTTCGTGTTTGGTTAGAAGATAAAAAAAACGAATTACATTTAGCCTAA
- a CDS encoding restriction endonuclease subunit R, whose amino-acid sequence MTLTVEASSLSLNDVHRLLKLEELSTASFTEFLNLEPLTEFEQQDLLRIRNDFRRYLRLGKISEGLVKFLTIAPLMRLAGFYDVPIRLTMEDSIAIAVEDEDRRITGRMDILAINSPQSNIAPLFWVLVIETKNSAIEVGEGLPQLLTYAFKSLNQQPSVWGLVTNGLRYQFVYLRCDQQPTYQLMPLLNLNESPDATELLQVLKSICKLPNFQ is encoded by the coding sequence ATGACACTCACCGTCGAAGCTAGCAGCCTATCTCTCAACGATGTTCATCGCCTTCTTAAACTAGAAGAACTTTCAACTGCTTCATTCACAGAGTTCTTAAATTTAGAACCGTTAACAGAGTTTGAACAACAGGATTTATTGCGAATTAGAAACGACTTCCGCCGTTATCTCAGGTTGGGTAAAATTTCTGAAGGTTTAGTTAAATTTTTAACGATTGCACCATTAATGCGATTAGCTGGCTTTTACGATGTGCCGATTCGGTTGACAATGGAAGATAGCATTGCGATCGCAGTCGAAGATGAAGACAGAAGAATTACTGGACGGATGGATATTTTAGCAATCAACAGTCCTCAAAGTAATATTGCACCGCTATTTTGGGTTCTAGTGATTGAAACGAAAAACAGTGCGATCGAAGTGGGTGAGGGTTTACCTCAATTACTCACTTATGCTTTTAAAAGTTTAAATCAACAACCATCTGTTTGGGGACTGGTAACTAACGGATTGCGTTATCAATTTGTTTATTTAAGATGTGACCAGCAACCAACCTATCAGTTAATGCCATTATTAAATTTGAATGAATCTCCAGATGCAACTGAGTTATTACAAGTTCTTAAAAGCATCTGCAAGTTACCAAATTTTCAGTAA
- a CDS encoding EH signature domain-containing protein, with product MNFQFSIPSLPETPQCSPNQLIQLASNFPDTTISIPSVDKVLEAIEQDKADQVSKLDWVYCIHAKAQWDQQNIDRSRKTSAAIWKVAIYNSWLQHQLLWRLAIYDGDWQEQVLAQSLAESFDIFANSDLVSHLLPVQIIRALRSTQAGIELAKIACEQRINRTELLNTIKEDLPIWIPLFSKFIEDITPYFTTIRSPNKQQVRWLLSCLDEMSDSQQIKAVNHLLTKVSNDIASNHSLLVDWLRNNYRNGENWYKLSDPGRQRLREWIGGINYGDFQKLVNLIFNRLDLQDFESNRLCRRRDFWADYSNRFERLRILLPKTSQIAIGYQIQGDVDLLEDDGSDCTEVCIFDFGEWFVVEFFRGRGSETRLFPKNPRNQQILFGESTLSVKRIRCLGGDKHDHEFLWQVFSRVWLANNGILPNPDTQRSRNPTADQLQQRENRLERWKREIERLEREAKVYCNKICFLID from the coding sequence TTGAATTTTCAGTTTTCCATTCCTTCCCTACCTGAAACTCCCCAGTGTAGTCCTAATCAACTTATTCAACTTGCAAGTAACTTCCCAGATACAACAATATCAATACCAAGTGTTGATAAAGTATTGGAAGCTATTGAACAGGATAAAGCTGATCAAGTAAGTAAGTTAGACTGGGTTTACTGCATCCATGCTAAAGCACAGTGGGATCAGCAAAATATTGACCGATCCAGGAAAACATCAGCAGCCATTTGGAAGGTAGCAATTTATAACTCATGGCTACAACATCAGCTATTGTGGCGTTTAGCTATTTATGATGGTGATTGGCAAGAACAGGTGTTAGCACAGTCTTTAGCTGAATCTTTTGATATCTTTGCTAATTCTGACTTAGTTAGTCACCTGCTACCAGTTCAAATTATTCGGGCGCTTCGCAGTACACAAGCAGGTATAGAATTAGCAAAAATTGCTTGTGAACAGCGTATTAATCGAACTGAATTACTAAACACAATCAAAGAAGATTTACCTATTTGGATTCCATTATTTAGCAAATTTATAGAAGACATAACTCCCTATTTTACTACAATTCGCTCTCCAAATAAGCAGCAAGTAAGATGGCTGTTAAGTTGTTTGGATGAAATGTCAGATAGTCAGCAAATAAAAGCTGTTAATCATTTACTAACTAAGGTTTCCAATGATATAGCTAGCAATCATTCGTTACTGGTTGATTGGTTGCGAAATAACTATAGAAATGGTGAAAATTGGTATAAACTTTCAGATCCAGGAAGGCAAAGACTTCGAGAGTGGATTGGAGGTATCAATTATGGTGATTTCCAAAAATTAGTAAATCTCATATTTAACAGGCTCGATTTGCAAGACTTCGAGTCAAATCGGCTATGTAGACGCAGAGACTTTTGGGCTGATTATAGTAACCGCTTTGAAAGGCTTCGCATCTTGTTACCTAAGACATCACAAATTGCCATAGGGTATCAAATCCAAGGTGATGTTGATTTACTAGAAGATGATGGTAGCGATTGTACAGAAGTCTGTATATTCGATTTTGGTGAGTGGTTTGTAGTCGAATTCTTTCGTGGAAGAGGTAGTGAGACGCGCCTGTTTCCTAAAAATCCCAGAAATCAGCAAATCCTTTTTGGTGAATCAACACTTTCAGTTAAACGGATTCGCTGTCTGGGTGGTGATAAGCACGATCATGAATTTCTTTGGCAGGTATTTTCCCGCGTCTGGCTTGCAAATAATGGAATTTTGCCTAATCCAGATACCCAGCGTTCCAGAAACCCGACAGCAGATCAATTGCAACAGCGAGAAAACAGGCTTGAGCGGTGGAAAAGAGAAATTGAACGTCTAGAACGGGAAGCTAAAGTCTACTGTAACAAGATTTGTTTTTTAATAGACTGA
- a CDS encoding tetratricopeptide repeat protein, producing the protein MKLKHKPKSAFVQSFSGMTLSMITVMGISPLVLAVPAKVSLHSPEQYAQRQPQKLAQAPDTGSSERSQMMQQANASFSQGDLTGAEENLRKLIKKFPDDAFGRFQLGNVLFRQKKSEEAISSYREAIRIQPKYALAYNAIGIVYASQSRWEEAITEYKKALEINPNYGEGLTNFALALWQTNKKDEALSSLQKALNIFKAQNRGEKVKQVERILREIKTGDQPNVSWKSYYSVEKRKI; encoded by the coding sequence ATGAAGTTGAAGCACAAACCTAAATCAGCATTTGTTCAATCTTTTAGCGGCATGACGCTGAGTATGATCACTGTAATGGGGATATCACCATTAGTATTAGCGGTTCCGGCAAAAGTTTCTTTGCATTCGCCTGAACAGTATGCACAGAGACAACCACAAAAACTAGCACAGGCTCCAGACACAGGATCATCAGAGCGATCGCAGATGATGCAACAAGCCAATGCTTCATTTAGTCAGGGAGACTTAACAGGTGCAGAGGAAAATTTACGCAAATTAATTAAAAAATTCCCAGACGATGCCTTTGGACGCTTTCAACTGGGAAATGTGCTTTTTCGGCAAAAGAAATCAGAAGAAGCAATTAGCTCTTATCGAGAAGCCATTCGCATCCAGCCAAAATATGCTCTAGCCTACAATGCGATCGGTATTGTTTATGCTAGCCAAAGTCGCTGGGAAGAAGCCATTACTGAATATAAAAAAGCTCTAGAAATTAATCCTAATTATGGCGAAGGGCTGACTAATTTTGCACTGGCATTGTGGCAAACAAATAAAAAAGATGAGGCACTATCTTCTCTACAAAAAGCTTTAAATATTTTTAAAGCACAGAATAGAGGTGAAAAAGTTAAGCAAGTCGAACGAATCTTGCGAGAGATCAAAACTGGTGATCAGCCTAATGTTTCATGGAAATCATATTATTCAGTGGAGAAAAGAAAGATATGA